A region of the Curtobacterium flaccumfaciens pv. betae genome:
CGCACGCGGTGACGAGTCGAGCACGGCCGGGGCGCGTCGGCTCGAGCTCGGGCTCCCGGACGGCGAGGAGTGCGGGGGTCCTCGAGGCCGCGCGTGCCGCCCCGAGGGCGCTCAGCAGGACCACGAGGACGAACACCACGAGCGCGAGCATGGTCTCGACGACCCCGAGTCGCGGCTGGAGCGCCGCTGCACCCGGGTTCCGTAGCGGTGCCGACAGGAACGCCATCAGGGCGCCGAGCACGAGCGGCACGAGTGCCAGGGCCGTGGCGAACGCGACGAGGGCCAGCGTCGCGGCCTGGGCGAGCACCACGCGCTCGACGAGTCCGGGACCGATCCCCGCCAGCTGCCAGCGTGCGTGGTCCTGACGCTGCGTCCGGATCGAGAAGCCGACGAGCACGTTCAGGGCACCGATCACCACGATCGCGTTCATCGCCCCGAACACCAGAGCGTGGTTCCGGAGTCCGGCTGCCTCGACGGGGTCGGTGACGGCGGCGGCGGTCGAGACGTCCCCGGCGCAGACCAGGGCGACGAGGGCCGCGAGCACCATCACGACGAAGGCCGCGGTCCACAGACGCCACGACCGCGCCACCTCGGAGAGGACGAGTCGGGCGATCACCGGGACACCGCCTGCAGCACGTCGGCCGCGGTCGGTGCGACGAGTTCGCGGTGCAGACGTCCGTCACGCAGGACGAGCACCCGGTCGCCACGGGCCGCCGCCTCGAGGTCGTGCGTGACCATCACCACGGAGCGCGATCCCGTGGCAGCGCCCTGCAGCAAGGCGAGCACCCTCGCGCCGGACTCGGAGTCGAGGGCACCGGTCGGCTCGTCGGCGAAGACCACGTCGGGGGCCGTGACGATCGTGCGCGCGATCGCCACCCGCTGCTGCTGCCCGCCGGAGAGCTGCCCCGGTCGCTGCCGGGCCACGTCGGACAGGCCGACGGCGGCGAGGGCGTCGTGGACGGCCGACCGATCGAGTGAGCCGGACGCCAGGCGCAGCGGCAGGGCGACGTTGTCGAACGCCGTCAGTGCCGGGATGAGGTTGTACGACTGGAACACGAAACCGAGGTGGTCGCGGCGGAACCGTGCAAGGGCGTCCCCGCGGAGCGTCGCCAGGTCGGTGCCGTCGATGCGGACCGAGCCGGAGCTGGGGGAGTCCAGTCCGGACAGGCACTGCAGCAGGGTGGACTTGCCCGACCCGCTGGGTCCGACGATGGTGACGAACTCGCCACGGGGGACGGACACCGTGATGTCGTCGAGGACGATGGCTTCCCGTTCGCCGGGGCCGCGGAACGAGCGGGACAGCCCGACGGCGGAGATGAGAGAGTTCATCGCGCCAATATATGACATATGTTACGAGCGTGAGTCGGGCGGAGCGGCGGCGGACAGGCCACAGGGCGTACGCGTAGGTTCCAGCCATGAGTGCAGAGCTGACGCTCGGCGCCGAGGAAGAGCTGCACCTCATCGACCTCGAGTCCGGCCGACTTTCCGCGAAGGCCCCGCGCCTTCTGCCCAAACTGCCCACCGACCGCTTCGGCGCCGAGCTGCAGCGCACGACGATCGAGACGAACACCCCGGTGGTGCGGACCCTCGACGACCTGCGGCGGGTGATCGTCGACCTGCGCAGTGAGCTCAGCGCCGCGATCGCCCCGGCCGGCGTCACCATCGCGGCCGTCGGCACCGCGCCGAGGTCGGAGTACGCCGACTTCGAGCTGAGCTCCGGCGGTCGGTACGGCCGGATGCAGGAGCAGTACCGGATGCTCGTCGACGAACAGCTCATCTGCGGCCTGCAGGTGCACGTCGGGGTGAGCGACCGCGACCTGGCGGTGCTGATCGCCCAGCGGGTGGCGCCGGTGCTCCCGGTGCTGCTCGCCCTGAGCGCGTCGAGTCCGTTCTGGAACGGGCAGGACACCGGGTACGCCTCGTTCCGCAGCATCATCTGGCAGCGGTGGCCGTCGGCCGGCAGCTTCGGTCCGGTCGAAGACGCCGCCGAGTACGACCGGGTGCTCGACGACCTGATCGCCTCGGGCGTGATCGCCGACAAGAAGATGGCGTACTTCGACGTGCGGCCGTCCTCGCACGCACCGACGCTGGAACTCCGGGTCTGCGACGCGACCCCGGTGGTGGACGACGCCGTGCTCATCGCCGGACTCTTCCGCGCCGCCGTGCGCAAGGCCGAGAAGTCGGTCGTGTCGGGCGCCGAGTGGCATCCGCGCAGCGAACCCCTGCACCGTGCGGCGATGTGGCAGGCCGCCCGCTCCGGGTTGAGCGGGGAACTCGTCGGCCTCGGACAGCACCCCGAACGCCTGCCCGCCGAGGTCGCGGTGCGCCAGCTCGTGTCCCGCCTGCGCCCGGAGCTCGAGGAGCTCGGCGACTGGGGGACGGTGACGGAGCTGCTCGACGCGACCCTGGCCCGCGGC
Encoded here:
- a CDS encoding ABC transporter ATP-binding protein; the protein is MNSLISAVGLSRSFRGPGEREAIVLDDITVSVPRGEFVTIVGPSGSGKSTLLQCLSGLDSPSSGSVRIDGTDLATLRGDALARFRRDHLGFVFQSYNLIPALTAFDNVALPLRLASGSLDRSAVHDALAAVGLSDVARQRPGQLSGGQQQRVAIARTIVTAPDVVFADEPTGALDSESGARVLALLQGAATGSRSVVMVTHDLEAAARGDRVLVLRDGRLHRELVAPTAADVLQAVSR